In one Sporolituus thermophilus DSM 23256 genomic region, the following are encoded:
- a CDS encoding glycosyltransferase family 2 protein, translated as MKNNNCRKPLVSIIIATYNSGQTISRAVSSVIQQSYDNIELIIVDDGSFDNTAEIVMPFVDGIRVIYIYQNNSGVSAARNKGALLAKGEWLAFLDADDEWHPQKLELQIESLQFVPDAVLISNVPLRVSQNGKNFQFPVLDVTDLKDKLFFWRQEEFLRRNKIHTSSVLVRRDTFNEVGGFDEMLKIAEDRDLWLKILYKGQGICLNMPLTKYYETEGSLSRKIVERFEYNLKLIDRWDNRRQDTLDKEKRISVKNFIKIKYAVLFTMIFKLLKYGFVEEAYLFWLKLRDFHKKEFPCLPFIPWCLFVMMARVEFLRKRFKRAVKRFLL; from the coding sequence GTGAAAAATAATAATTGTCGAAAACCACTGGTCAGCATTATAATTGCAACTTACAACTCCGGCCAAACGATTAGTCGGGCTGTAAGTTCAGTAATACAGCAGTCATATGATAACATAGAACTAATTATTGTTGATGATGGTTCTTTTGATAATACGGCTGAGATAGTTATGCCCTTTGTTGATGGTATACGTGTTATTTACATATATCAGAATAACAGCGGCGTAAGTGCCGCACGAAATAAGGGAGCGCTTTTAGCAAAAGGAGAATGGCTTGCTTTTCTTGACGCTGATGATGAGTGGCATCCCCAAAAACTAGAATTACAGATCGAGTCCTTGCAATTTGTACCTGACGCTGTATTAATAAGCAATGTCCCGCTGCGTGTATCCCAAAATGGGAAAAACTTTCAATTTCCTGTATTAGATGTAACAGATTTAAAGGATAAATTATTTTTTTGGCGTCAGGAAGAATTTTTACGCCGCAATAAGATACACACATCATCAGTTCTTGTACGCCGTGACACGTTTAATGAAGTAGGCGGCTTTGATGAGATGCTAAAAATCGCAGAAGATCGCGATTTATGGCTGAAAATACTATATAAAGGCCAAGGTATCTGTCTTAATATGCCGCTTACGAAATACTATGAAACAGAAGGAAGTCTATCCCGCAAAATTGTTGAACGCTTCGAATACAACTTAAAATTAATTGATCGCTGGGATAATCGTCGTCAAGATACTTTAGATAAGGAAAAACGGATTTCGGTAAAAAATTTTATAAAAATAAAATATGCTGTTTTGTTTACCATGATTTTTAAACTTTTAAAATATGGATTTGTCGAAGAAGCATATTTATTTTGGCTAAAACTGCGAGATTTTCATAAAAAAGAGTTCCCCTGTTTACCATTTATTCCGTGGTGTTTATTTGTTA
- a CDS encoding O-antigen ligase family protein produces the protein MAIFLSFSVFFSSFRDVSTAKLLNFIMGGFLACFAYKIASRENTRKYIEIFLWVLVVFGLAIALKGLYQYFVLHISRPRSMVSHPNIFAMYMELIIPFLLAQFLYINNMRWKRILVFAVMVILVLALVITFSRGAWFATIIGAFLVLWCLNGRKAVFWTAAVLPVLLFSSTAIYKRFLSSFDLTMQSNIERIHGLISSFKIILDYPLTGVGLGCYKLFYPTYKLPLAKEILPHAHNTLMVFATEAGVFTAAAFFGFIILLIKSLYLNIRQNIRQNNCHNEHYYLVMGMSGGILALMLHGFVDYTLGNQGVLGIFMLYIGFLLGLIEKNDNIKKAHN, from the coding sequence ATGGCTATTTTTTTAAGTTTTTCAGTCTTTTTTTCATCTTTTCGCGACGTGAGTACCGCAAAACTTCTAAATTTTATTATGGGTGGTTTTTTGGCATGTTTTGCATATAAAATTGCGTCTAGGGAAAACACTCGAAAATATATTGAGATATTTTTATGGGTTTTGGTTGTCTTTGGTTTGGCGATTGCTTTAAAAGGGCTTTATCAATATTTTGTATTACACATATCAAGGCCGCGGTCAATGGTAAGTCATCCTAACATATTTGCCATGTATATGGAACTTATTATCCCATTTTTGCTAGCGCAGTTTTTGTATATCAATAACATGCGTTGGAAGCGAATTTTAGTTTTTGCAGTGATGGTGATTTTAGTTTTAGCACTAGTGATCACTTTTTCGCGTGGCGCTTGGTTTGCAACAATAATTGGAGCTTTCTTAGTGCTGTGGTGCTTGAATGGCCGCAAAGCAGTTTTTTGGACGGCTGCCGTCCTGCCAGTTTTACTTTTTAGTAGTACGGCTATATATAAACGCTTTCTTAGTTCATTTGATTTGACAATGCAAAGCAATATTGAACGTATTCACGGGTTGATAAGTAGCTTTAAGATTATTCTTGATTACCCGCTAACTGGGGTAGGGCTGGGGTGCTATAAACTCTTTTATCCAACATATAAGCTGCCGCTAGCAAAAGAAATATTGCCTCATGCTCATAATACGTTGATGGTTTTTGCTACCGAAGCAGGTGTGTTTACAGCAGCGGCCTTTTTCGGTTTTATTATACTTTTAATAAAAAGTTTATATCTTAATATTAGACAGAATATTAGACAGAATAATTGTCATAATGAGCATTATTATCTTGTGATGGGGATGAGTGGGGGTATTTTAGCGCTTATGCTACATGGCTTTGTTGACTATACTTTGGGGAATCAAGGTGTATTAGGCATTTTTATGCTATATATAGGTTTTTTACTTGGCTTAATCGAAAAAAACGATAATATCAAAAAAGCGCATAATTAA
- a CDS encoding glycosyltransferase family 4 protein, with amino-acid sequence MNIVYVSNSIIPSKYANSIHVMKMCNAFSQNSHNVFLLARRGSWLNTRDLHKRYGVTNIFPIIFCWRPNFLPRLWRENIYSTGLCRAVKKLILKDMKPDLLYGRYEHGLFALSKYFDIPFVFETHDTPARSKDVFYVQEALLKQKNLLALVCISDQLKQEYIRVFPWFPKEKIIVVHDGSDLPEETVPGEILDWPGRTGCIQVGYVGHLYPGKGMEIIAQIFRQLPNLDFHIIGGMEKDIEFWKSKCRGSNIFFHGYIWQEKLSSYIKRLDIVLAPFPAQGKYSRWSSPLKIFDYMAWRKPIVASDIPMVREILIDGQNAVLVSPENIDEWIKTLEYLAKDSAYRDNLAQCAYQTLKDKYTWKVRAQNILNSLCL; translated from the coding sequence ATGAACATTGTGTATGTTTCTAATTCAATTATCCCTTCAAAATATGCCAACAGTATTCATGTAATGAAAATGTGTAATGCTTTTTCCCAAAATAGTCATAATGTATTTTTGCTTGCCCGGCGCGGCTCGTGGCTGAATACTAGAGATCTGCACAAACGGTATGGGGTGACAAATATTTTCCCGATTATTTTTTGCTGGCGCCCGAATTTTTTGCCGCGGCTGTGGAGAGAAAATATTTATTCCACAGGGTTATGTCGTGCTGTGAAAAAATTAATTTTAAAAGACATGAAACCTGATCTACTGTACGGCCGGTACGAACATGGACTGTTTGCTTTATCTAAGTATTTTGATATTCCTTTTGTTTTTGAAACTCATGATACTCCCGCACGAAGCAAGGATGTTTTTTATGTTCAAGAAGCGTTACTTAAGCAAAAAAATTTACTAGCTCTAGTATGTATATCTGACCAGCTCAAACAAGAATATATAAGGGTTTTTCCATGGTTCCCCAAGGAAAAAATTATTGTAGTTCATGATGGGTCTGATTTGCCTGAAGAAACCGTGCCAGGAGAAATTTTGGACTGGCCTGGACGAACAGGGTGTATTCAGGTGGGCTATGTTGGACATCTATATCCTGGTAAAGGCATGGAAATTATTGCTCAGATATTTAGACAATTACCAAATTTGGATTTTCATATAATTGGGGGAATGGAGAAAGATATCGAGTTTTGGAAATCGAAATGTCGGGGAAGCAATATTTTCTTTCATGGGTATATTTGGCAAGAAAAATTAAGTTCATATATTAAAAGGCTGGACATTGTATTGGCGCCGTTCCCGGCTCAGGGTAAGTATAGTCGGTGGTCTTCGCCACTGAAAATTTTTGATTATATGGCCTGGCGGAAACCGATTGTAGCGTCAGATATTCCCATGGTGCGAGAAATACTTATAGATGGACAAAATGCTGTTTTAGTGTCTCCTGAGAATATTGATGAGTGGATAAAAACATTGGAATATTTAGCGAAAGATAGCGCATACCGTGATAATTTAGCTCAGTGTGCATATCAAACTTTAAAAGACAAATATACTTGGAAAGTGCGAGCGCAAAATATTCTAAATAGCCTGTGTTTGTAA